Proteins from one Portunus trituberculatus isolate SZX2019 chromosome 38, ASM1759143v1, whole genome shotgun sequence genomic window:
- the LOC123515016 gene encoding uncharacterized protein LOC123515016 isoform X4: MACSCLVEPKSSHPTVWPNAESNQYCSKAACHAVLKRGQGEEEVRSSRKGMMRRTVQGRQEMLVWWGEAEECPGRVKASECCFAPRLTAGCLKTSRAPWTALLSTQVKARVCLSLRCWCGKLKPVDALMAKGIIMHRLASVFLPLPVLFNDGHTRCVHPCSPGCQHYQHSNTLSVLI; the protein is encoded by the exons ATGGCGTGTTCTTGCCTTGTGGAACCGAAGAGCAGTCATCCAACTGTGTGGCCGAATGCAGAGTCTAACCAGTATTGCAGTAA aGCTGCCTGTCACGCTGTTTTGAAGAGAG GTCAGGGCGAAGAGGAAGTCCGAAGCTCGAGAAAAGGAATGATGAGGAGGACTGTGCAGGGGCGGCAGGAAATGCTGGTGTGGTGGGGAGAGGCTGAAGAATGTCCCGGGCGAGTGAAAGCCTCCGAGTGCTGCTTTGCTCCTCGGCTGACCGCGGGGTGTCTAAAGACCTCCAGAGCACCATGGACTGCACTCCTTTCCACACAAGTCAAG GCGAGGGTGTGTCTGTCGCTGCGGTGTTGGTGTGGAAAGCTGAAGCCAGTGGACGCTTTGATGGCCAAAGGAATTATTATGCATAGACTTGCCtctgtgtttcttcctcttcctgttttattcAACGACGGTCACACCCGCTGCGTTCACCCGTGTTCACCAGGCTGCCAGCATTATCAACATTCAAATACACTGTCGGTATtaatataa
- the LOC123515016 gene encoding uncharacterized protein LOC123515016 isoform X1, with translation MSLMHCSPRAWTVKATRAGRRSLGVPMACSCLVEPKSSHPTVWPNAESNQYCSKAACHAVLKRGQGEEEVRSSRKGMMRRTVQGRQEMLVWWGEAEECPGRVKASECCFAPRLTAGCLKTSRAPWTALLSTQVKARVCLSLRCWCGKLKPVDALMAKGIIMHRLASVFLPLPVLFNDGHTRCVHPCSPGCQHYQHSNTLSVLI, from the exons ATGTCCCTGATGCACTGTTCGCCACGCGCCTGGACGGTGAAGGCGACACGGGCTGGACGCAGGTCAT tGGGAGTGCCGATGGCGTGTTCTTGCCTTGTGGAACCGAAGAGCAGTCATCCAACTGTGTGGCCGAATGCAGAGTCTAACCAGTATTGCAGTAA aGCTGCCTGTCACGCTGTTTTGAAGAGAG GTCAGGGCGAAGAGGAAGTCCGAAGCTCGAGAAAAGGAATGATGAGGAGGACTGTGCAGGGGCGGCAGGAAATGCTGGTGTGGTGGGGAGAGGCTGAAGAATGTCCCGGGCGAGTGAAAGCCTCCGAGTGCTGCTTTGCTCCTCGGCTGACCGCGGGGTGTCTAAAGACCTCCAGAGCACCATGGACTGCACTCCTTTCCACACAAGTCAAG GCGAGGGTGTGTCTGTCGCTGCGGTGTTGGTGTGGAAAGCTGAAGCCAGTGGACGCTTTGATGGCCAAAGGAATTATTATGCATAGACTTGCCtctgtgtttcttcctcttcctgttttattcAACGACGGTCACACCCGCTGCGTTCACCCGTGTTCACCAGGCTGCCAGCATTATCAACATTCAAATACACTGTCGGTATtaatataa
- the LOC123515016 gene encoding uncharacterized protein LOC123515016 isoform X2 gives MSLMHCSPRAWTVKATRAGRRSLGVPMACSCLVEPKSSHPTVWPNAESNQYCSQGEEEVRSSRKGMMRRTVQGRQEMLVWWGEAEECPGRVKASECCFAPRLTAGCLKTSRAPWTALLSTQVKARVCLSLRCWCGKLKPVDALMAKGIIMHRLASVFLPLPVLFNDGHTRCVHPCSPGCQHYQHSNTLSVLI, from the exons ATGTCCCTGATGCACTGTTCGCCACGCGCCTGGACGGTGAAGGCGACACGGGCTGGACGCAGGTCAT tGGGAGTGCCGATGGCGTGTTCTTGCCTTGTGGAACCGAAGAGCAGTCATCCAACTGTGTGGCCGAATGCAGAGTCTAACCAGTATTGCA GTCAGGGCGAAGAGGAAGTCCGAAGCTCGAGAAAAGGAATGATGAGGAGGACTGTGCAGGGGCGGCAGGAAATGCTGGTGTGGTGGGGAGAGGCTGAAGAATGTCCCGGGCGAGTGAAAGCCTCCGAGTGCTGCTTTGCTCCTCGGCTGACCGCGGGGTGTCTAAAGACCTCCAGAGCACCATGGACTGCACTCCTTTCCACACAAGTCAAG GCGAGGGTGTGTCTGTCGCTGCGGTGTTGGTGTGGAAAGCTGAAGCCAGTGGACGCTTTGATGGCCAAAGGAATTATTATGCATAGACTTGCCtctgtgtttcttcctcttcctgttttattcAACGACGGTCACACCCGCTGCGTTCACCCGTGTTCACCAGGCTGCCAGCATTATCAACATTCAAATACACTGTCGGTATtaatataa
- the LOC123515016 gene encoding uncharacterized protein LOC123515016 isoform X5 encodes MEKWECRWRVLALWNRRAVIQLCGRMQSLTSIAVSQGEEEVRSSRKGMMRRTVQGRQEMLVWWGEAEECPGRVKASECCFAPRLTAGCLKTSRAPWTALLSTQVKARVCLSLRCWCGKLKPVDALMAKGIIMHRLASVFLPLPVLFNDGHTRCVHPCSPGCQHYQHSNTLSVLI; translated from the exons ATGGAGAAG tGGGAGTGCCGATGGCGTGTTCTTGCCTTGTGGAACCGAAGAGCAGTCATCCAACTGTGTGGCCGAATGCAGAGTCTAACCAGTATTGCAGTAA GTCAGGGCGAAGAGGAAGTCCGAAGCTCGAGAAAAGGAATGATGAGGAGGACTGTGCAGGGGCGGCAGGAAATGCTGGTGTGGTGGGGAGAGGCTGAAGAATGTCCCGGGCGAGTGAAAGCCTCCGAGTGCTGCTTTGCTCCTCGGCTGACCGCGGGGTGTCTAAAGACCTCCAGAGCACCATGGACTGCACTCCTTTCCACACAAGTCAAG GCGAGGGTGTGTCTGTCGCTGCGGTGTTGGTGTGGAAAGCTGAAGCCAGTGGACGCTTTGATGGCCAAAGGAATTATTATGCATAGACTTGCCtctgtgtttcttcctcttcctgttttattcAACGACGGTCACACCCGCTGCGTTCACCCGTGTTCACCAGGCTGCCAGCATTATCAACATTCAAATACACTGTCGGTATtaatataa
- the LOC123515016 gene encoding uncharacterized protein LOC123515016 isoform X6: MACSCLVEPKSSHPTVWPNAESNQYCSQGEEEVRSSRKGMMRRTVQGRQEMLVWWGEAEECPGRVKASECCFAPRLTAGCLKTSRAPWTALLSTQVKARVCLSLRCWCGKLKPVDALMAKGIIMHRLASVFLPLPVLFNDGHTRCVHPCSPGCQHYQHSNTLSVLI; encoded by the exons ATGGCGTGTTCTTGCCTTGTGGAACCGAAGAGCAGTCATCCAACTGTGTGGCCGAATGCAGAGTCTAACCAGTATTGCA GTCAGGGCGAAGAGGAAGTCCGAAGCTCGAGAAAAGGAATGATGAGGAGGACTGTGCAGGGGCGGCAGGAAATGCTGGTGTGGTGGGGAGAGGCTGAAGAATGTCCCGGGCGAGTGAAAGCCTCCGAGTGCTGCTTTGCTCCTCGGCTGACCGCGGGGTGTCTAAAGACCTCCAGAGCACCATGGACTGCACTCCTTTCCACACAAGTCAAG GCGAGGGTGTGTCTGTCGCTGCGGTGTTGGTGTGGAAAGCTGAAGCCAGTGGACGCTTTGATGGCCAAAGGAATTATTATGCATAGACTTGCCtctgtgtttcttcctcttcctgttttattcAACGACGGTCACACCCGCTGCGTTCACCCGTGTTCACCAGGCTGCCAGCATTATCAACATTCAAATACACTGTCGGTATtaatataa
- the LOC123515016 gene encoding uncharacterized protein LOC123515016 isoform X3 translates to MEKWECRWRVLALWNRRAVIQLCGRMQSLTSIASCLSRCFEERGQGEEEVRSSRKGMMRRTVQGRQEMLVWWGEAEECPGRVKASECCFAPRLTAGCLKTSRAPWTALLSTQVKARVCLSLRCWCGKLKPVDALMAKGIIMHRLASVFLPLPVLFNDGHTRCVHPCSPGCQHYQHSNTLSVLI, encoded by the exons ATGGAGAAG tGGGAGTGCCGATGGCGTGTTCTTGCCTTGTGGAACCGAAGAGCAGTCATCCAACTGTGTGGCCGAATGCAGAGTCTAACCAGTATTGCA aGCTGCCTGTCACGCTGTTTTGAAGAGAG AGGTCAGGGCGAAGAGGAAGTCCGAAGCTCGAGAAAAGGAATGATGAGGAGGACTGTGCAGGGGCGGCAGGAAATGCTGGTGTGGTGGGGAGAGGCTGAAGAATGTCCCGGGCGAGTGAAAGCCTCCGAGTGCTGCTTTGCTCCTCGGCTGACCGCGGGGTGTCTAAAGACCTCCAGAGCACCATGGACTGCACTCCTTTCCACACAAGTCAAG GCGAGGGTGTGTCTGTCGCTGCGGTGTTGGTGTGGAAAGCTGAAGCCAGTGGACGCTTTGATGGCCAAAGGAATTATTATGCATAGACTTGCCtctgtgtttcttcctcttcctgttttattcAACGACGGTCACACCCGCTGCGTTCACCCGTGTTCACCAGGCTGCCAGCATTATCAACATTCAAATACACTGTCGGTATtaatataa